A single region of the Nicotiana sylvestris chromosome 6, ASM39365v2, whole genome shotgun sequence genome encodes:
- the LOC104246619 gene encoding alcohol dehydrogenase 1, protein MSSTVGQIIRCKAAVAWEAGKPLVMEEVEVAPPQKMEVRLKILYTSLCHTDVYFWEAKGQNPVFPRILGHEAAGIVESVGEGVTEVAPGDHVLPVFTGECKDCAHCKSEESNMCSLLRINTDRGVMIQDGESRFSINGKPIYHFVGTSTFSEYTVVHVGCVAKINPLAPLDKVCVLSCGISTGLGATLNVAKPTKGSSVAIFGLGAVGLAAAEGARIAGASRIIGVDLNASRFELAKKFGVTEFVNPKDYSKPVQEVIAEMTDGGVDRSVECTGHIDAMISAFECVHDGWGVAVLVGVPHKEAVFKTHPMNLLNERTLKGTFFGNYKPRSDLPCVVEKYMNKELELDKFITHKLPFAEINKAFDLMLKGEGLRCIIKMED, encoded by the exons atgtcAAGCACAGTCGGGCAAATCATTCGTTGCAAAG CTGCTGTGGCATGGGAGGCAGGGAAGCCATTAGTAATGGAGGAAGTGGAGGTGGCACCTCCACAAAAAATGGAAGTTCGTCTTAAGATCCTTTACACTTCTCTCTGTCATACTGATGTCTACTTCTGGGAagcaaag GGCCAAAATCCAGTCTTTCCTCGCATTCTTGGACATGAAGCAGCAGG GATTGTGGAGAGTGTTGGAGAGGGAGTAACAGAAGTTGCACCAGGAGACCATGTTTTGCCTGTGTTTACAGGGGAATGTAAAGATTGTGCTCATTGCAAATCGGAAGAAAGCAATATGTGCAGCCTCTTAAGGATCAACACTGATAGGGGAGTAATGATTCAAGATGGAGAATCAAGGTTTTCCATAAATGGAAAGCCTATTTACCATTTTGTTGGGACCTCTACCTTTAGTGAGTACACTGTGGTCCATGTTGGTTGTGTTGCTAAAATCAACCCCCTTGCTCCTCTTGACAAAGTCTGTGTCCTCAGTTGTGGAATCTCCACAG GCCTTGGTGCAACTTTGAATGTGGCTAAACCAACAAAAGGATCAAGTGTGGCTATATTTGGACTGGGGGCTGTAGGCCTTGCT GCTGCAGAAGGAGCAAGAATTGCTGGTGCTTCAAGGATAATTGGAGTTGATTTAAATGCTAGCAGATTTGAGTTAG CTAAGAAATTTGGTGTGACAGAGTTTGTGAATCCAAAGGATTATAGTAAACCAGTTCAAGAG GTAATTGCTGAGATGACTGATGGCGGAGTAGACAGGAGTGTTGAATGTACAGGCCATATTGACGCTATGATTTCAGCATTTGAATGTGTCCATGAT GGTTGGGGAGTGGCTGTTCTTGTTGGAGTACCTCATAAAGAAGCTGTATTCAAGACACACCCTATGAACTTGTTGAATGAAAGGACTCTCAAGGGAACATTCTTTGGAAACTACAAGCCCCGTTCGGATCTTCCTTGTGTCGTCGAAAAATACATGAACAAGGAACTTGAATTGGACAAGTTCATCACTCATAAACTCCCATTTGCTGAAATCAACAAGGCTTTTGATTTAATGTTGAAAGGAGAAGGCCTTCGTTGCATCATCAAAATGGAGGACTAA